The following is a genomic window from Flavobacterium sp..
CGAACTTGAAAAACAAATTTAACCACTAAACACTAGTTTGTCATGCAGAACTCGTTTCAGCTTCTCAAATGATTGATTAAGATATAAGTCTGGTTTAACAAAAAAATCATGAAAAAATACATTCTCCTTTTCATACTAACATTTCAATTCGCTTTAGCAAACGAATCAATCGACGCTACTTTCAAAAAAGCAAACGATTTGTACAACAAAGGCGATTACGAACAAGCAGTAAGATCTTTCGAAAGCATTGTAAATCAGGGCAGCGAATCGGCCGATTTGTATTTTAATATTGCCAATTGCTATTACAAATTAGGAAAAGTGGCGCCATCAATTTACAACTACGAAAAAGCATTACTTTTAAACCCAGATGACGAAGCCATTCAAACCAATTTGTCTTTTGCGCAAAAGATGGCTATAGACGACATTAAAATCCTTCCAGAAGTCGGTTTCAAAAAAATGGTAAAAGAGTTCACCAGCATATTTCATTATGACACTTGGGCTTGGATTGCCGTTTTTATTGCTTTCCTGAGTTTGCTTTCATTTTTAGGCTATTATTTCGGAAATACCGTATTACTAAAACGTACTTTTTTCAGTTTATTCCTGCTGTTTTTAGTTGGAATTGGCGTAACCGTTTTCTCCGCTTTTTTACAAAAGAATTTCGATGCAAATTACAATCCAGCCATCGTTTTTGCAGAATCAACGACTTTGAAAGCCGAACCAAAAAATAGTTCTGAAGATGTTGTAACGCTTCATGAAGGAACAAAAGTCTTCGTTTTAGAAGAATTAGGCAACTGGAAACAAGTAGAACTCACCGACAAAACCAAAGCGTGGATTGACAAAGAAGCGATTAAGGAAGTGAAGGAATAATTTCATCATGTCAAAAAAAGGCACATTTATAATTTTATTAATCATAGCAACAATTTCAGTTGGTTTTTATCAATTTGGTAAGCCAGCTAATGAAGATGACAGATTTGTAAGTTATATTGTGAATCCAAAAAAGCAGAATTTAGAATTTTTTTGGAAAAACAAAAAAGAAGAGCATTTTAAAAATGCTGAAAATTTAATTTCATGGCTTAAAAGTAAAAACAAAAAACTGCTGTTTTCAACTAATGGCGGAATGTATAAAAAAGACAATTCACCCCAAGGATTGTATGTTGAAAACACAATTACTAAATCAGAAATTGAAACTTCAAATGGGAAAGGCAATTTTTATTTAAAGCCAAATGGTGTTTTTTATCTTACAACGGATAAAAATCCAATGATTTGCAAAACGGAAAATTTTTTGAGTAATGAAAAGATAAAATATGCAACTCAATCGGGTCCAATGTTGGTAATTGATGGCGAAATTCATACTGCATTTAAAAAGAATTCTACCAATTTAAATATTCGTAATGGCGTTGGGATTTTACCAAACAATCAAATCATATTTGCTATTTCAAAAAAGGAAATCAATTTTTATGATTTTGCCGAATATTTTAAAAAACTTGGATGCAAAAACGCCTTATACTTAGACGGATTTGTGTCAAGAACCTATCTTCCAGAAAAGAATTGGAATCAAATCGATGGAAATTTTGGTGTAATAATCGGAGTTACAGAATAACTATTAATTCTCACTCTCAACTCCCGACTTCAAACTACCATACCAACCTTCAATCGTAGGATAAATCGCTTTTGAAATATTCTGAATTGGGTTATAAAAAAGCGAGTGCTCTTGCGTTTCTTTAGAAAGCACTATGTTATTGATGTTGATTTTCTCAAAAATAAAAAGTGCCACACTCAACGCTAAAATCGTTTTCAATACGCTAAAAATTACACCTGCCAATTTATTAATCCAACCTAGAAAAGCAAAATCGACTAATTTGGTTAAAATTTTTGCACTCAAGTGAATTGCAATCACCACCAACAAAAACGTGATGATAAAAGCCGTAATTTCAATATATTTCGGATTCCAACTCGGGAAAATTCCAGTAAAAATAGCACCTACTAAATTCGAAAATTTAATCGCTAAGTAAATTCCTAAAATCAAAGCCACAAACGAAGCAACTTCTACAAAAAGCCCGTTTTTCAAACCTTTATAAACCGCAAAACCCAATAAAACCGCAAAAACAATATCAATAAAACTCATTTGAAAGAAAATAGAATAAAGAACAAAGACGATAGATTGCTTAAAAAACAAAACCATCGATTATCTTTGCAAAACTAATATAGAAAGTTGGGAATAGTCTTTTTTCTTTTCTCTTTTTTCTTTCATCTGTAAAAAATGTCAAGAGACGAACAATTAAAACAGCGTTGGGAAAGCGTTGTCAATATATTATCAGAAAAATTTTCAAGCGGAGAAGACCTTGATTTAGAAGGAATTATCTACTTAATTGGTGTACAAGAATTAGGAAAAATCCATGCTGCTTTCAAAAAAGATGAAAAAGTAAATCTGATGCACATTGCTATTTGTCGTTTGTTAGAGCCTTACGGTTACTACGAATTTGAGTATTTTGATAACGAAGGTTGGCCGCATTACAAAGTAAAAGAAGAATTGCCACCACTAAAAGCAGGTGAACAAGCCGTACTAATGAAAGAAGCAATTGTAAGCTACTTTTTAGAGAAAGAATTAATTGACTAATTAATTTATAGTACAGACAAGTCAATGACTTGTCTCTCAAAAAAAATCCATAAATTTGCATTTTACAAAACGAGCGATGACAGAAACGATTAAAGCCCATATTGAAGAAGTAAAATCTTTTCAAACCGATAATAAAGAACAATTAGAAGCCTTCCGAATTAAGTATTTAGGAAGTAAAGGCTTGTTGAAAGACTTTTTTGCCGAATTCAAAAATGTTCCAAACGAACAAAAGAAAGAATTTGGTCAAGTCATCAACGAATTGAAAACTTCGGCAGAAGAAAAAGTAAAAAGCATTCAAGACGCTTTAGAAAATAAAGAAGAAGCAAAAGGAATTTACGGCGATACAACGCGCCCGGGAGAAGCGATGAACATTGGTTCTCGCCACCCAATTTCTATTGTAAAAAACCAAATGATTGATATTTTTTCAACCATTGGTTTTAACGTGTCTGAAGGTCCAGAAATCGAAGACGATTGGCACAATTTTACCGCATTAAATTTACCAGAATACCATCCGGCAAGAGATATGCAGGATACGTTTTTCATTCAAACCAATCCTGATGTTTTATTGCGTACACACACTTCATCAGTGCAAGTGCGTTATATGGAAAACAATAAACCGCCAATCCGTACGATTTCTCCAGGAAGAGTGTTCCGTAACGAGGCTGTTTCCTCGCGTTCGCACTGTATTTTCCATCAAGTGGAAGGTTTGTATATTGACAAAGACGTTTCGTTTGCCGATTTAAAACAGACTTTGTTGTATTTTACGAAAGAAATGTTCGGAAAATCGAAAATCAGATTACGTCCATCGTATTTCCCATTTACAGAACCAAGTGCTGAAATCGATATTTATTGGGGATTAAAAACCGAAACCGATTACAGAATTACCAAAGGAACCGGTTGGTTAGAAATTGGTGGTTGCGGCATGGTTGACCCTAACGTATTGAAAAACTGCGGCATCAATCCAGACGAACACACTGGTTTTGCTTTCGGAATGGGAGTAGAGCGTATTGCCATGTTGTTGTACCAAATTGGTGATATCCGTATGTTTTATGAAAACGACGTTCGTTTCTTAGAGCAATTCAAATCAAGTATATAACATTTAAATCCTGACAGGCTTCAAAAACCTGTCAGGATTCTTCAAAATATGAAAAGAGACATTATCATCCCAAAAGTAGCAAACGTTCACATTGTAGCTTTTCAAGAATGGAACGACGATTTCATGG
Proteins encoded in this region:
- a CDS encoding CvpA family protein, whose translation is MSFIDIVFAVLLGFAVYKGLKNGLFVEVASFVALILGIYLAIKFSNLVGAIFTGIFPSWNPKYIEITAFIITFLLVVIAIHLSAKILTKLVDFAFLGWINKLAGVIFSVLKTILALSVALFIFEKININNIVLSKETQEHSLFYNPIQNISKAIYPTIEGWYGSLKSGVESEN
- a CDS encoding tetratricopeptide repeat protein, producing MKKYILLFILTFQFALANESIDATFKKANDLYNKGDYEQAVRSFESIVNQGSESADLYFNIANCYYKLGKVAPSIYNYEKALLLNPDDEAIQTNLSFAQKMAIDDIKILPEVGFKKMVKEFTSIFHYDTWAWIAVFIAFLSLLSFLGYYFGNTVLLKRTFFSLFLLFLVGIGVTVFSAFLQKNFDANYNPAIVFAESTTLKAEPKNSSEDVVTLHEGTKVFVLEELGNWKQVELTDKTKAWIDKEAIKEVKE
- a CDS encoding phosphodiester glycosidase family protein; amino-acid sequence: MSKKGTFIILLIIATISVGFYQFGKPANEDDRFVSYIVNPKKQNLEFFWKNKKEEHFKNAENLISWLKSKNKKLLFSTNGGMYKKDNSPQGLYVENTITKSEIETSNGKGNFYLKPNGVFYLTTDKNPMICKTENFLSNEKIKYATQSGPMLVIDGEIHTAFKKNSTNLNIRNGVGILPNNQIIFAISKKEINFYDFAEYFKKLGCKNALYLDGFVSRTYLPEKNWNQIDGNFGVIIGVTE
- the pheS gene encoding phenylalanine--tRNA ligase subunit alpha, with the protein product MTETIKAHIEEVKSFQTDNKEQLEAFRIKYLGSKGLLKDFFAEFKNVPNEQKKEFGQVINELKTSAEEKVKSIQDALENKEEAKGIYGDTTRPGEAMNIGSRHPISIVKNQMIDIFSTIGFNVSEGPEIEDDWHNFTALNLPEYHPARDMQDTFFIQTNPDVLLRTHTSSVQVRYMENNKPPIRTISPGRVFRNEAVSSRSHCIFHQVEGLYIDKDVSFADLKQTLLYFTKEMFGKSKIRLRPSYFPFTEPSAEIDIYWGLKTETDYRITKGTGWLEIGGCGMVDPNVLKNCGINPDEHTGFAFGMGVERIAMLLYQIGDIRMFYENDVRFLEQFKSSI